One Salmo trutta chromosome 26, fSalTru1.1, whole genome shotgun sequence DNA window includes the following coding sequences:
- the LOC115162781 gene encoding WD repeat-containing protein 87-like, translating into MWRSHLWPGGGCLWMERNPPTSISCLDYCAALGLVVVSGPGGTLEVWETRGVQLAEIRLGMPVSQLCFANTRGDLLACFGGTICIISGLRYLPARLLQQVLDLAPADDILEDPIPFLPRSQSCYDIYLVPRMFLKPGQATPELNETPAVLDVVRPESTGCKNVLDVLNRDRKKNSMMIRAPTSPIVKSDQPGSWSCALRLVKTLEEELNLEDEPMEGSGDWDKSQTPFEPLPQDTLLLDWPVAPDGFLPNSVLRNWNLKQEPPKAFLPKEAKALCRPLSQSEDEPEHSSVVTVILAKAKEARLNKPIPMPKLFDTPTEYESPPEDDGNELLKHISESIWLVSRPDVDLVEVMKSLMLTMEGMDSDVYGNCTEALLSMFQTYDIPPEIINNLTFCLLKHIQKGNPHWKRLEAMKNLDQLDHFQDQHLYLLAEILLDPAMDLREMAKYILSRVYGIDNKTSLLNRMQAKEDVPKMLYKHLERKLSDDLEHKKSTDAPAKPVGGRLSRPYVHRDSRPLECTAKDNGTPSSEQDHMRTPDLPLIRSLGCNHESSILKDEPGLSPPGDDFMRPHRSPKKFRKFSLSTAKWDSIVEIPDEGHVQVHDPTLIELYKKSKPHKQLCSQLPTTKGPSDSWVNSMGVSKEASLVQFPDSPQHFRLKPVKGKGDPNWRESLYKLVSQYGFRSPRARLTTLGPLDVPGAAQRNCCNLSPFQTRKASQVSLGQRVVQKIQLRESSFERPPSQFHHGLPLPWQLNSHTMDPSGESMYGRLEVDWVREPMEPQIGKMQKVKLPPIMSRCHPS; encoded by the exons ATGTGGAGGTCGCACCTCTGGCCAGG CGGAGGGTGTTTGTGGATGGAGAGGAACCCCCCGACCTCCATCTCTTGCCTGGATTACTGCGCTGCTCTGGGGTTGGTGGTGGTGTCGGGACCTGGGGGCACTTTGGAAGTGTGGGAGACTCGGGGGGTGCAGTTGGCCGAGATACGCCTGGGTATGCCGGTTAGTCAGTTGTGCTTCGCTAACACCCGCGGGGACCTTCTGGCCTGCTTTGGAGGCACCATCTGCATCATCTCCGGCCTGCGCTACCTGCCTGCCAGGCTGCTGCAGCAGGTACTGGACCTGGCCCCCGCGGATGACATCCTGGAGGATCCCATCCCGTTTCTACCTCGCTCACAGAGCTGCTATGATATTTATTTGGTGCCACGGATGTTCCTGAAGCCTGGGCAGGCCACGCCAGAGTTGAATGAGACCCCAGCGGTACTTGATGTTGTGAGGCCAGAAAGTACAGGATGTAAGAATGTACTGGACGTGCTGAACAGGGACAGGAAGAAGAACTCTATGATGATTCGGGCACCAACTTCACCAATTGTAAAAAGCGATCAGCCAG GTTCCTGGTCTTGTGCTCTCCGATTGGTTAAAACTTTGGAGGAAGAATTGAATCTGGAGGACGAGCCAATGGAAGGGTCAGGAGACTGGGACAAGTCTCAAACACCATTCGAGCCTCTCCCCCAAGACACACTTCTTCTGGACTGGCCCGTGGCTCCAGACGGCTTCCTCCCCAACTCAGTGCTGCGTAACTGGAATCTGAAGCAGGAGCCACCCAAGGCATTTTTGCCAAAGGAGGCCAAAGCCCTTTGCAGACCATTGTCACAGTCAGAGGATGAACCAGAGCACTCATCAGTAGTCACCGTCATCCTTGCAAAGGCCAAAGAAGCAAGACTCAACAAACCAATCCCCATGCCTAAGCTGTTTGACACCCCAACCGAGTATGAATCCCCACCCGAAGATGACGGAAATGAGCTTCTGAAGCATATCTCCGAGAGCATATGGCTGGTCTCCAGACCTGATGTGGATTTGGTGGAGGTCATGAAATCCCTGATGTTGACCATGGAGGGTATGGACAGTGATGTCTATGGAAACTGCACAGAGGCCCTGCTCAGCATGTTCCAGACCTACGACATCCCTCCGGAGATCATAAATAACCTCACCTTCTGCCTCCTAAAACATATCCAGAAGGGGAACCCCCACTGGAAACGCTTGGAGGCCATGAAGAACTTAGATCAGCTAGATCACTTCCAGGACCAACACCTGTACTTGCTGGCGGAGATTCTCCTAGACCCAGCAATGGACCTGCGGGAGATGGCCAAGTACATCCTGAGCCGGGTCTACGGCATTGACAACAAGACCAGCCTGCTGAATAGAATGCAGGCCAAAGAAGACGTACCCAAGAT GCTCTATAAACATCTAGAAAGAAAACTGTCTGATGATCTGGAGCACAAAAAATCTACAGATGCTCCCGCCAAACCCGTCGGCGGAAGGCTGTCCAGGCCATATGTACACAGGGACTCCA ggCCCTTGGAGTGCACAGCAAAGGACAATGGCACTCCAAGCTCAGAGCAAG ATCACATGCGGACTCCTGACCTCCCTCTCATTAGGTCCCTTGGGTGTAACCACGAATCTTCTATCCTGAAAGACGAGCCGGGACTCAGCCCACCAGGGGACGACTTCATGCGCCCCCACCGCTCACCAAAGAAATTCCGCAAATTCTCTCTGTCCACAGCCAAGTGGGACAGCATTGTGGAGATCCCGGATGAAGGGCACGTACAGGTACATGACCCCACCCTCATAGAACTCTACAAGAAATCCAAGCCCCATAAGCAGTTGTGCAGCCAGCTCCCCACCACCAAGGGCCCCAGTGACTCTTGGGTGAACTCAATGGGGGTGAGCAAGGAGGCTAGTCTGGTGCAATTTCCAGACAGCCCACAACACTTCAGGCTGAAGCCCGTCAAGGGTAAGGGAGACCCCAACTGGAGGGAAAGCCTGTACAAGCTTGTATCCCAATATGGCTTCCGCTCCCCAAGGGCCAGACTGACCACTCTTGGCCCTCTGGATGTCCCAGGGGCTGCCCAGCGCAACTGCTGCAACCTGTCCCCTTTTCAGACCAGGAAGGCCAGCCAGGTGTCCCTgggccagagggtggtgcagaagATCCAGTTAAGGGAGTCGTCATTTGAGAGGCCTCCCTCCCAGTTCCACCATGGACTGCCCCTGCCCTGGCagctcaacagccacaccatgGACCCCTCTGGAGAAAGCATGTATGGGAGGCTGGAGGTGGACTGGGTGAGGGAGCCAATGGAGCCACAGATTGGGAAGATGCAGAAAGTGAAGCTGCCCCCGATAATGTCTAGGTGTCATCCATCCTAA